In Deinococcus multiflagellatus, the following proteins share a genomic window:
- a CDS encoding barstar family protein — translation MPRLFSAPSQWTTILQWTLDVPQASQLGEVWVDVWRHPELRGVWSQGLLEQGVDDRQEPDRTTWNWSAKTEIYRGATLGVGSEAVECASWVEPTEVGYRFCFAVPMTPLSAGMPEAKRATLEAWMETFAVLSETHPGTIWRGVQSTLWQHRTEFSLDPRAWTEGTEQTQALRSCLTFSEALCPAMDGLTVDLPSGLQTAQAVFERYGACIYDGQRQHLNPIFEDSSYFGRNFNAFWDCLRCVYPNVLTHLRVNHHGVTQVTPDERVMYLGVLLDLAAELRMKGLGTLEVVFHPSMRDVVEQDLLQLEKQRVWRAFEFWGPDDIA, via the coding sequence ATGCCCAGGCTGTTCTCCGCTCCCAGTCAGTGGACAACGATCCTGCAGTGGACGCTTGATGTGCCGCAGGCGAGCCAGTTGGGGGAGGTCTGGGTGGACGTGTGGCGCCATCCAGAGCTGAGAGGGGTCTGGTCTCAGGGGCTTTTGGAGCAGGGGGTCGATGACCGGCAGGAGCCTGACCGAACGACCTGGAATTGGAGTGCCAAGACGGAAATCTACCGAGGTGCCACGCTGGGCGTGGGCTCTGAAGCCGTGGAGTGCGCCAGTTGGGTTGAGCCTACAGAAGTGGGGTACCGGTTCTGCTTCGCCGTGCCCATGACCCCTCTGAGTGCGGGGATGCCTGAGGCGAAGAGGGCCACGCTTGAGGCCTGGATGGAAACCTTTGCTGTGCTGAGCGAAACCCATCCTGGAACCATCTGGCGAGGCGTGCAGTCAACCTTATGGCAGCACCGAACCGAATTCAGTCTTGATCCACGGGCCTGGACGGAGGGCACAGAGCAGACCCAGGCGCTGCGGTCATGCCTCACGTTCTCAGAGGCACTCTGTCCTGCAATGGATGGTCTGACAGTAGACCTTCCTTCCGGTCTACAGACTGCCCAGGCGGTGTTCGAGCGCTATGGCGCGTGTATTTATGATGGGCAGCGTCAGCACCTGAATCCGATTTTTGAGGACAGTTCGTATTTCGGGAGGAATTTCAATGCCTTCTGGGATTGTTTACGGTGTGTATACCCAAACGTGCTGACCCACCTGCGTGTTAATCATCATGGTGTGACACAGGTCACTCCAGACGAGCGCGTCATGTATCTGGGCGTCCTCCTTGACCTTGCGGCGGAACTTCGGATGAAAGGGTTGGGCACGCTGGAGGTGGTGTTTCACCCCTCAATGCGTGACGTGGTGGAACAAGATTTACTACAACTAGAAAAGCAGCGGGTCTGGCGGGCCTTTGAGTTCTGGGGACCTGATGACATCGCGTAA
- a CDS encoding deoxynucleoside kinase: protein MYLAISGNIGSGKSTLTRMLAGRYGLRPVYEPYAENPYLEDFYRDMRRYSFHSQVYFLSRRLEQHLNLVTGARYVIQDRTVFEDANIFARNLFESGHMEARDWATYCGLYEGVRPALRVPDLLIHIDASLPTLKKRIAQRGRTYEQDIPDDYLGGLSRLYDSWVAGFDACPVVRVPGDQLDFVADGQAFEWVCARVQAHGFGLPLLR from the coding sequence ATGTACCTCGCCATTTCCGGGAACATCGGCAGCGGCAAGAGCACGCTGACACGCATGCTGGCGGGGCGCTACGGGCTGCGGCCGGTGTACGAGCCGTATGCCGAGAACCCTTACCTGGAAGACTTTTACCGGGACATGCGGCGCTACTCCTTTCACTCGCAGGTGTACTTTCTGTCGCGCCGCTTAGAGCAGCACCTGAATCTGGTGACGGGCGCGCGGTACGTGATTCAGGACCGCACGGTGTTTGAAGACGCCAACATCTTTGCGCGCAACCTCTTTGAAAGCGGCCACATGGAGGCGCGCGACTGGGCCACCTACTGCGGGCTGTACGAGGGCGTGCGGCCGGCGCTGCGCGTGCCGGACCTTCTGATTCACATTGACGCCTCGCTGCCCACCCTGAAAAAACGCATCGCCCAGCGCGGGCGCACCTACGAGCAGGACATCCCGGACGACTACCTGGGGGGCCTCAGCCGCCTGTACGACAGCTGGGTGGCGGGCTTTGACGCCTGCCCCGTGGTGCGCGTGCCCGGCGACCAGCTGGATTTCGTGGCTGATGGGCAGGCCTTTGAATGGGTGTGCGCGCGGGTGCAGGCCCACGGCTTTGGCCTGCCGCTGCTGCGCTGA
- a CDS encoding SPFH domain-containing protein has translation MNELQHAPTPAAQGGVSPRSGVASVERPAFGLPGVPMFLLWLLGAGAAAVLLGRLPLPGVLLGAALLFALAGFFIVQPNQAMNLTLFGRYVGTERRNGLYWTNPLTVRRGVSLRIRNFNSERLKVNDAGGSPIEIAAVIVWRVVDTARAVFDVEDYSQFVAIQAETALRHLASQYPYDAYEDGRMSLRAHADEVAEALGGELAARLRHAGVEVLEARLSHLAYSPEIAGAMLQRQQAGAVIAARAQIVQGAVGMVEMALRQLSEQDIVTLDEERKAQMVSNLLVVLTSERGTQPVVNAGSLY, from the coding sequence ATGAATGAACTGCAACATGCCCCCACGCCTGCCGCCCAGGGCGGCGTTTCTCCCCGCAGCGGGGTGGCCAGCGTGGAACGGCCCGCCTTCGGGCTTCCGGGGGTGCCCATGTTCCTGCTGTGGCTGCTGGGGGCCGGGGCGGCGGCGGTGCTGCTGGGCCGCTTGCCGCTGCCGGGCGTGCTGCTGGGCGCGGCGCTGCTGTTCGCGCTGGCGGGGTTTTTCATCGTGCAGCCCAATCAGGCCATGAACCTCACCCTGTTCGGGCGCTACGTGGGCACCGAGCGGCGCAACGGCCTGTACTGGACCAACCCGCTGACGGTGCGCAGGGGCGTGAGCCTGCGGATTCGCAACTTCAACAGCGAGCGGCTGAAGGTGAACGACGCGGGCGGCAGCCCCATCGAGATTGCGGCCGTGATCGTGTGGCGGGTGGTGGACACCGCGCGGGCGGTCTTTGATGTCGAGGACTACTCGCAGTTTGTGGCGATTCAGGCCGAAACCGCGCTGCGCCACCTCGCCAGCCAGTACCCCTACGACGCCTACGAGGACGGCCGCATGAGCCTGCGCGCCCACGCCGACGAGGTGGCCGAGGCCCTGGGAGGCGAGCTGGCCGCCCGGTTGCGCCACGCTGGGGTGGAGGTGCTGGAAGCGCGGCTGTCGCACCTGGCCTACTCGCCGGAAATTGCCGGGGCCATGCTGCAGCGCCAGCAGGCGGGCGCCGTGATCGCCGCGCGGGCCCAGATTGTGCAGGGCGCGGTCGGCATGGTGGAAATGGCGCTGCGCCAGCTCTCGGAGCAGGACATCGTGACGCTGGACGAGGAACGCAAGGCCCAGATGGTCAGTAACCTGCTGGTGGTGCTGACCAGCGAGCGCGGCACGCAGCCGGTGGTGAACGCCGGCAGCCTGTACTAG
- a CDS encoding S1C family serine protease has protein sequence MKTARLLGLAALVAGGLGGAYLSGTVTAQRSLVTTDEINTVEVVQKAMQAVVRVDNRLQRERLQPGDLPTETGTGFFYKKDLIVTNYHVVQYQEAITVTLFNGRRVPAKLEGIDPGIDIAILRVTGVTAPATLSFGSSARLIPGQKLITIGTPLRIANFVGTGVFSVAASARDVPRQDQLADEVGQYLATTANIQQGSSGGPVLDSRGLVVGVADANAAANQLVPGVIGIALPGDLVRQSLDDLEKIGVPQRGTLGATLVDLDNLDPALRQLAGLSSSEGALVDQVAAGSAAARAGLRGSLRNNRDQLLAPLGDVIVAVDGQRVRDSFDVIRFVAAKRPGQTVTLTVWRNKKQVPVKVTLLKRTLR, from the coding sequence ATGAAGACGGCGCGCCTGCTGGGGCTGGCGGCGCTGGTGGCTGGGGGGCTGGGCGGGGCCTACCTGAGCGGCACTGTGACCGCCCAGCGCAGCCTGGTCACCACCGACGAGATCAACACGGTGGAGGTGGTGCAAAAGGCCATGCAGGCCGTGGTGCGCGTGGACAACCGCCTGCAAAGAGAGCGGCTGCAGCCCGGCGACCTGCCCACCGAGACCGGCACCGGCTTTTTCTACAAAAAAGACCTGATCGTCACCAACTACCATGTGGTGCAGTACCAAGAAGCCATCACGGTGACGCTGTTCAACGGGCGCCGGGTGCCGGCCAAGCTGGAAGGCATTGACCCCGGCATTGACATCGCCATTCTGCGCGTGACCGGGGTCACGGCGCCCGCCACCCTGAGTTTCGGCTCCAGTGCCCGCCTGATTCCCGGGCAGAAGCTGATCACCATTGGCACGCCGCTGCGGATTGCCAACTTTGTGGGCACCGGCGTGTTCAGCGTGGCGGCCAGCGCCCGTGACGTGCCCCGGCAGGACCAGCTGGCCGACGAGGTGGGGCAGTACCTCGCCACCACGGCCAACATTCAGCAGGGCAGCAGCGGCGGCCCCGTTCTCGATTCGCGCGGCCTGGTGGTGGGCGTGGCGGACGCCAATGCCGCCGCCAACCAGCTGGTGCCCGGCGTGATCGGCATTGCCCTGCCCGGCGATCTGGTGCGCCAGAGCCTGGACGACCTGGAAAAAATTGGGGTCCCGCAGCGCGGCACCCTGGGCGCCACCCTGGTGGACCTGGACAACCTGGACCCCGCCCTGCGCCAGCTGGCGGGCCTGAGCAGCTCCGAAGGCGCGCTGGTGGACCAGGTGGCAGCGGGCTCGGCGGCGGCGCGCGCGGGCCTGCGCGGCAGCCTGCGCAACAACCGCGACCAGCTGCTGGCCCCCCTGGGCGACGTGATCGTGGCGGTGGACGGCCAGCGCGTGCGCGACTCGTTCGACGTGATCCGCTTCGTGGCCGCCAAGCGCCCGGGGCAGACGGTCACCCTGACCGTGTGGCGCAACAAGAAACAGGTGCCAGTGAAGGTGACCCTCCTCAAGCGCACCCTGCGCTGA
- a CDS encoding FmdB family zinc ribbon protein, translating into MPTYLYKNTQTGEIYELQQRMRDEPYTAHPDTGAPIKRVLARPGIAFKGSGFYVTDSRPKEGSGGGGE; encoded by the coding sequence ATGCCCACCTATCTCTACAAGAACACCCAGACCGGCGAGATCTACGAACTGCAGCAGCGCATGCGCGACGAGCCCTACACCGCGCACCCCGATACGGGCGCGCCGATCAAGCGCGTGCTGGCCCGGCCCGGCATTGCCTTTAAGGGCAGCGGCTTTTATGTCACCGATTCGCGCCCCAAAGAGGGCAGCGGGGGCGGGGGCGAGTGA
- a CDS encoding deoxynucleoside kinase — protein sequence MYVVVEGPIGVGKTSLAGRLAARYGAELNLEVVEENPFLAKFYRQPEAYAFQVQAFFLLSRFKQLSALWQPGLYRDSVVSDYLFDKDFIFAAMNLKDAEFALYEDLYAHLSPRLPTPDLVVYLRADTGELLRRIALRGRPFEQDMKAEYLADLTGRYDEYFRTYPHPLLTIDAAGLDFVNNPEDEARILTRIDEALRAGQAAD from the coding sequence ATGTACGTTGTTGTCGAAGGCCCCATCGGGGTGGGAAAAACGAGCCTCGCCGGGCGCCTGGCCGCGCGGTACGGCGCCGAACTGAACCTGGAAGTGGTGGAGGAAAATCCCTTTCTGGCGAAGTTCTATCGCCAGCCCGAGGCCTACGCTTTTCAGGTGCAGGCGTTCTTTCTGCTCTCGCGCTTCAAGCAGCTCTCGGCGCTGTGGCAGCCGGGGCTCTACCGCGACTCGGTGGTCAGCGACTACCTGTTCGACAAGGATTTCATCTTTGCGGCCATGAACCTGAAAGACGCCGAATTTGCGCTGTACGAGGACCTGTACGCCCACCTCTCGCCCCGGCTGCCCACCCCGGACCTCGTGGTGTACCTGCGCGCCGACACGGGCGAACTGCTGCGCCGCATCGCCTTGCGCGGGCGCCCCTTTGAACAGGACATGAAAGCCGAGTACCTGGCCGACCTGACGGGGCGCTACGACGAGTATTTCCGCACCTACCCCCACCCGCTGCTGACCATTGACGCCGCCGGGCTGGATTTCGTGAACAATCCCGAGGACGAGGCGCGCATTCTGACCCGTATTGACGAGGCCCTGCGCGCCGGGCAGGCGGCGGACTGA
- a CDS encoding UDP-N-acetylmuramoyl-L-alanyl-D-glutamate--2,6-diaminopimelate ligase, whose protein sequence is MRLAELAAALHLSAPDANPEVTGVTHNADWVQPGFAFVAIRGARFDGHSFLAQVAQAGAVAVLGEGLPEGVASPLPYLTVPGARAALADAAAALAGHPSQGLRVVGVTGTDGKTTTSWLTRHLLRAAGLRTGLLSTAGYELPDGELRHFPAHFTTPEAPQVQATLAEMIAAGAQAAVLEASSHALALDRVRGVAWSAAIWTHLSPEHLDFHGTMDRYFADKRRLIERSPFAVLNVDDPWTAQLRGVAPQETTYSAEGQHADWRAGGVEERSTGLHFHVVSPLGEFDAQLPMIGRFNVANALAAMAAAAHLGAGVAQLRAGLATFAGVPGRMQLVPDPQGRRVIVDFAHTPPSLDKALSTLRATTPGRLLVVIGSAGGPRDPGKRAPLGEVATRLADHAFFTEEDCRDTPLDEILDEMERGARDAGRTNFTRVPDRREAIRAAIAGARPGDTVLLAGKGPEDTLERAAETLPWNETAEAEAALRV, encoded by the coding sequence ATGCGCCTTGCCGAGCTGGCCGCTGCCCTGCACCTGAGTGCCCCCGACGCCAACCCCGAGGTCACCGGGGTGACCCACAACGCCGACTGGGTGCAGCCGGGGTTCGCGTTCGTGGCTATTCGCGGCGCGCGCTTTGACGGGCACAGTTTTCTGGCACAGGTGGCCCAGGCGGGCGCGGTGGCGGTGCTGGGCGAGGGGCTGCCCGAAGGCGTTGCCTCGCCCCTGCCCTACCTGACGGTGCCGGGCGCCCGCGCCGCCCTGGCCGACGCCGCCGCCGCCCTGGCCGGGCACCCCAGCCAGGGCCTGCGCGTGGTGGGGGTCACCGGCACCGACGGCAAGACCACCACCAGCTGGCTCACCCGCCACCTGCTGCGCGCCGCTGGCCTGCGCACCGGCCTGCTGAGCACCGCTGGCTACGAGCTGCCGGACGGCGAACTGCGCCATTTCCCCGCGCACTTCACCACCCCCGAGGCGCCGCAGGTGCAGGCCACCCTGGCCGAGATGATCGCAGCGGGCGCACAGGCCGCCGTGCTGGAAGCCAGCAGCCACGCCCTGGCCCTGGACCGGGTGCGCGGCGTGGCGTGGTCGGCGGCCATCTGGACCCACCTGAGCCCCGAACACCTGGACTTTCACGGCACCATGGACCGCTACTTTGCCGACAAGCGGCGCCTGATCGAGCGTTCGCCCTTCGCGGTGCTGAACGTGGACGACCCCTGGACCGCCCAGCTGCGCGGCGTGGCCCCCCAGGAAACCACCTATTCCGCCGAAGGCCAACACGCCGACTGGCGCGCCGGGGGCGTTGAAGAGCGCTCCACCGGCCTGCACTTTCATGTGGTCTCGCCGCTGGGCGAGTTCGACGCCCAGTTGCCCATGATCGGCCGCTTTAACGTGGCCAACGCCCTGGCGGCGATGGCGGCGGCGGCGCACCTGGGGGCGGGTGTGGCGCAGCTGCGCGCCGGGCTGGCCACCTTTGCCGGGGTGCCCGGCCGCATGCAGCTGGTGCCTGACCCACAGGGGCGGCGGGTGATCGTGGACTTTGCCCACACGCCCCCCAGCCTGGACAAGGCCCTGAGCACCCTGCGCGCCACCACGCCGGGGCGGCTGCTGGTGGTGATCGGGTCGGCGGGCGGCCCGCGCGACCCGGGTAAGCGCGCGCCGCTGGGCGAGGTCGCCACCCGGCTGGCCGACCACGCCTTTTTCACGGAAGAAGACTGCCGCGACACCCCGCTGGACGAGATTCTGGACGAGATGGAACGGGGCGCGCGGGACGCGGGGCGCACGAATTTCACCCGCGTTCCGGACCGCCGCGAGGCCATCCGGGCGGCGATTGCCGGGGCCCGGCCCGGCGACACCGTGCTGCTGGCGGGCAAGGGCCCCGAAGACACGCTGGAACGCGCCGCCGAGACCCTCCCCTGGAACGAAACCGCCGAGGCCGAAGCCGCGCTGCGGGTCTAG
- a CDS encoding AAA family ATPase — MSDPIHPHTLAQLQAAWAGVCAGGGPALVVLSGAAGLGKSHLARALQDHAARNPQAAAALATPPALVAPLLRALPELLSSRDPALIAAARPHLDHPWPAVLPPPAGPSDPAATLARAVSGALGRARPLLLIAEDLHDQPPEARALLNTLWTRLVLDSAPALLLLTTRPLPEHPDAARTVEDLGRSAQLARAAEASSVQHLALAPLDAAGIDALLRAVLGGPAPPELGAWLLAHAEGHPLRSAELLRVLRERGALQRAEHHWQFTPPPAGSLPASLEAVLRERLRPVQAARPPWAALSALAVLDAPTPPAVWRRVAGLGEGPFAQARDWLLHRGLVRLHPEAAGYICAHPLYPPLVRAELDWAELEGLHARAAQVPGLDPLARARHARHAGLPEARALTEQALALAQARAAPHDVVAEARALLDEAPDHPAAQAALVAALDALGEWQAVLAATEDDPAALPLAPLAFRAQALAELGQLPQALAAARLGLERLAPEDHNGRAHLQLEDVLYRTLLNQGDLDEAEAGLRAALGVAHDPLRRMGLLDILARLYQRRGDYHLCLHLGREAAALLPAVPALSGAAAERAWRTLSSLGGSAIHMSLWAEAETHLRAAHKLLVRQGHVASLMVVEGNLAYLALMQGDYPAAEASTWRQLHRAVASGNARVEGALLWNLGICRLWRGDPEQALALMRRSYAAWPSVGAANPSDFAEALALLGRLDEARAELAQPDHDFYPEHPNSRARVYLLLGEPEGALREVARLRPDDGAGLQARAALIRAQAHLRRGEPEAAGPDLAQALTLAQAAQHRSVLGELLLTRAVWRAQCPAEQHGDAAADWHAGLAALQAVDGQGHLQFVRACFPAQVALLDTAPAPGPAQAPRARLRLLGNVGVDQPGGARPWRARKVKELLALLVCAHYGGAPPALGRDALALALWPDADETSAEANFRKTRTRLREALAGAATLTHTPQGYVLSGVQADLDEFLAALQAGQDAQAAAAYTGPFLNDVDLPAAAELRDTLHARWRAAVLRLTYRDPQGGLPHLRRLLAHDPLDLDATRALLDTFARLGDHEAHAHTLRRVQTLFHAALGEVPPELAAVAG, encoded by the coding sequence TTGTCTGACCCCATTCATCCCCACACCCTGGCCCAGCTGCAGGCGGCCTGGGCGGGGGTATGTGCGGGCGGGGGGCCGGCCCTGGTGGTGCTGTCGGGCGCGGCGGGCCTGGGCAAAAGCCATCTGGCGCGCGCCTTGCAGGATCACGCCGCGCGCAACCCGCAGGCCGCCGCCGCGTTGGCGACCCCGCCTGCGCTGGTGGCGCCGCTGCTGCGCGCCCTGCCTGAACTGCTGAGCTCGCGCGACCCGGCCCTGATCGCGGCGGCCCGCCCGCACCTGGACCACCCCTGGCCCGCCGTGTTGCCGCCCCCGGCCGGGCCCAGCGACCCGGCCGCCACCCTGGCGCGCGCGGTGTCGGGCGCTCTGGGGCGGGCGCGGCCCCTGCTGCTGATCGCTGAAGACCTGCACGACCAGCCCCCCGAAGCCCGCGCCCTGCTGAACACCCTGTGGACCCGGCTGGTGCTGGACAGCGCCCCGGCCCTGCTGCTGCTCACCACCCGCCCGCTGCCCGAGCATCCGGACGCCGCGCGCACGGTGGAGGACCTGGGCCGCAGCGCCCAGCTGGCCCGCGCCGCCGAGGCCAGCAGCGTGCAGCACCTCGCGCTGGCGCCCCTGGACGCCGCTGGGATCGACGCCCTGCTGCGCGCGGTGCTGGGCGGGCCCGCCCCGCCCGAACTGGGCGCGTGGCTGCTGGCCCACGCCGAGGGCCACCCCCTGCGCAGCGCCGAACTGCTGCGGGTGCTGCGTGAACGCGGCGCCCTGCAGCGCGCCGAGCACCACTGGCAGTTCACGCCGCCGCCCGCCGGGTCGCTGCCTGCGTCGCTGGAAGCGGTGCTGCGCGAGCGGCTGCGCCCGGTGCAGGCCGCGCGCCCCCCCTGGGCCGCCCTGAGCGCCCTGGCGGTGCTGGACGCCCCCACGCCCCCGGCGGTCTGGCGCCGGGTGGCGGGGCTGGGCGAGGGGCCCTTTGCCCAGGCCCGCGACTGGCTGCTGCACCGGGGACTGGTGCGCCTGCACCCGGAGGCGGCCGGCTATATCTGCGCCCATCCCCTCTACCCGCCGCTGGTGCGCGCCGAGCTGGACTGGGCCGAGCTGGAGGGCCTGCACGCCCGCGCCGCCCAGGTGCCGGGCCTGGACCCGCTGGCCCGCGCCCGCCACGCCCGGCACGCCGGGCTGCCCGAAGCCCGCGCCCTGACCGAACAGGCCCTGGCGCTGGCCCAGGCGCGCGCCGCCCCCCACGACGTGGTGGCCGAAGCCCGCGCCCTGCTGGACGAGGCACCAGACCACCCCGCCGCCCAGGCCGCGCTGGTGGCCGCCCTGGACGCCCTGGGCGAGTGGCAGGCGGTGCTGGCCGCCACGGAGGACGACCCGGCCGCCCTGCCACTGGCGCCGCTGGCTTTCCGCGCCCAGGCGCTGGCCGAACTGGGCCAGCTGCCCCAGGCCCTGGCGGCGGCGCGGCTGGGCCTGGAACGGCTGGCCCCCGAAGACCACAACGGGCGCGCCCACCTGCAACTGGAAGACGTGCTGTACCGCACCCTGCTCAACCAGGGCGACCTGGACGAGGCCGAAGCCGGCCTGCGCGCGGCCCTGGGCGTGGCCCACGACCCTCTGCGGCGCATGGGGCTGCTGGATATCCTGGCGCGCCTGTACCAGCGCCGGGGCGACTACCACCTGTGCCTGCACCTGGGCCGCGAGGCAGCCGCGCTGCTGCCCGCCGTTCCCGCGCTGTCCGGGGCAGCGGCCGAGCGCGCGTGGCGCACCCTGAGTTCGCTGGGGGGCAGCGCCATTCACATGTCGCTGTGGGCCGAGGCCGAAACCCACCTGCGCGCCGCCCACAAACTGCTTGTGCGCCAGGGCCATGTGGCCAGCCTGATGGTTGTGGAGGGCAACCTCGCCTATCTGGCGCTGATGCAGGGTGACTACCCGGCCGCCGAGGCCAGTACGTGGCGCCAGCTGCACCGCGCCGTGGCCAGCGGCAACGCGCGGGTAGAGGGCGCCCTGTTGTGGAACCTGGGCATCTGCCGGCTGTGGCGCGGCGACCCCGAACAGGCCCTGGCCCTCATGCGGCGCTCGTACGCCGCGTGGCCCAGCGTGGGGGCGGCCAACCCCAGCGACTTTGCCGAGGCCCTGGCCCTGCTGGGTCGCCTGGACGAGGCCCGCGCCGAACTGGCCCAGCCGGACCACGACTTTTACCCTGAACACCCCAATTCGCGCGCCCGCGTGTACCTGCTGCTGGGCGAGCCAGAGGGGGCCCTGCGCGAGGTGGCCCGCCTGCGCCCGGACGACGGGGCCGGCCTCCAGGCCCGCGCCGCCCTGATCCGCGCCCAGGCGCACCTGCGGCGCGGTGAGCCGGAGGCGGCGGGCCCGGACCTCGCCCAGGCCCTCACGCTGGCCCAGGCTGCGCAGCACCGCAGCGTGCTGGGCGAACTGCTCCTTACCCGCGCGGTGTGGCGGGCGCAGTGCCCCGCAGAACAGCACGGGGACGCCGCCGCCGACTGGCACGCCGGGCTGGCCGCGCTGCAGGCGGTGGACGGCCAGGGCCACCTGCAGTTCGTGCGCGCCTGCTTTCCGGCCCAGGTGGCCCTGCTGGACACGGCCCCCGCGCCGGGCCCCGCCCAGGCCCCCCGCGCCCGGCTGCGGCTGCTGGGCAATGTGGGTGTGGACCAGCCCGGCGGCGCGCGCCCCTGGCGGGCGCGCAAGGTCAAGGAACTGCTGGCCCTGCTGGTGTGTGCCCACTACGGCGGCGCGCCCCCAGCTCTGGGCCGCGACGCCCTGGCCCTGGCCCTGTGGCCCGACGCCGACGAGACCAGCGCCGAGGCCAACTTCCGCAAGACCCGCACCCGGCTGCGCGAGGCGCTGGCAGGCGCCGCCACGCTGACCCATACCCCCCAGGGCTACGTGCTTTCAGGCGTGCAGGCCGACCTGGACGAGTTCCTGGCGGCGCTGCAGGCGGGCCAGGATGCCCAGGCCGCCGCCGCCTACACTGGCCCTTTCCTGAACGATGTGGACCTGCCCGCCGCCGCCGAGCTGCGTGACACCCTGCACGCCCGCTGGCGCGCGGCGGTGCTGCGCCTGACCTACCGCGACCCCCAGGGCGGCCTGCCGCACCTGCGCCGCCTGCTGGCCCACGATCCCCTGGATCTGGACGCCACCCGCGCCCTGCTGGACACCTTTGCGCGCCTGGGCGACCACGAGGCCCACGCCCACACCCTGCGCCGCGTGCAGACGCTGTTTCACGCCGCGCTGGGCGAGGTGCCCCCCGAACTGGCCGCCGTGGCGGGGTAG